A section of the Cuniculiplasma divulgatum genome encodes:
- a CDS encoding 30S ribosomal protein S27e codes for MADSRFAKPKSIGNKFIRIKCRDCGNEQVTYTKISSVVVCHICNATLARPTGGTLDLAADIVGDQQ; via the coding sequence ATGGCGGACAGCAGATTTGCAAAGCCCAAGAGCATAGGAAACAAGTTCATCAGGATAAAATGCAGGGACTGCGGCAATGAGCAGGTGACATACACCAAGATATCCTCTGTTGTTGTATGCCACATCTGCAACGCCACCCTTGCAAGGCCAACCGGCGGAACGCTGGATCTGGCCGCGGATATTGTCGGAGATCAGCAATGA
- a CDS encoding translation initiation factor IF-2 subunit alpha produces MSKDLPEPGELVVVTIKEVKNFGATAKLEEYPGHEGFIHIAEVATGWVKHIRDYLREGQKTVCKVLSIDTNRGNVELSLKRVNDHQKREKISEWKNEQKASKLLEIVAKQLKKSVQECEAEFADELRQRYGNLYAAFEDASASENWFPEINEKWKTVFVKIARENVVLPYVKIGGTIEAYSLAPNGIQMIKSTIDPGDEPTVGIQYAGAPRYIVTVTDKDYKTAEDTLKRVVQRIMDNAKKNGVVAEFVRK; encoded by the coding sequence ATGAGCAAAGACCTTCCTGAACCGGGAGAGCTTGTGGTCGTAACCATAAAGGAAGTAAAGAATTTTGGAGCAACGGCCAAGCTGGAAGAATATCCGGGGCATGAGGGTTTTATCCACATAGCTGAAGTTGCCACCGGCTGGGTAAAACACATAAGGGATTACCTGAGAGAAGGCCAGAAAACGGTGTGCAAGGTACTGAGCATTGATACAAACAGGGGCAACGTTGAACTTTCCCTGAAAAGGGTCAATGACCACCAGAAGAGAGAGAAGATATCTGAATGGAAGAATGAGCAGAAAGCTTCCAAGCTTCTTGAGATAGTTGCCAAGCAGCTGAAGAAATCCGTACAGGAATGTGAAGCTGAATTTGCGGATGAACTGAGGCAGAGGTATGGCAATCTGTATGCTGCGTTCGAGGATGCATCAGCAAGCGAAAACTGGTTCCCGGAAATCAATGAGAAATGGAAAACGGTCTTTGTGAAAATCGCCCGGGAAAACGTTGTGCTTCCCTATGTTAAAATTGGCGGTACCATAGAAGCATATTCTCTTGCGCCCAACGGGATTCAGATGATCAAGTCCACAATAGATCCGGGTGATGAGCCCACCGTTGGCATCCAGTATGCCGGGGCTCCACGATATATCGTGACTGTAACTGACAAGGATTATAAGACTGCCGAAGATACTCTTAAAAGAGTGGTGCAGAGGATAATGGACAATGCCAAGAAGAACGGCGTTGTGGCCGAATTTGTCAGGAAATGA
- a CDS encoding RNA-protein complex protein Nop10, whose product MHSLIRKCRICNAYTMKEVCPVCGQRTDVALPPKYSPVDRFQRFRINSGEEHKHGENSNQSV is encoded by the coding sequence ATGCATTCATTGATCAGAAAGTGCCGCATCTGCAACGCTTATACCATGAAGGAAGTATGCCCTGTATGCGGGCAAAGGACGGATGTAGCTCTTCCGCCTAAGTATTCACCGGTGGACCGGTTCCAGAGGTTCAGGATAAATTCAGGGGAGGAACATAAACATGGAGAAAATAGTAATCAATCAGTATAA
- a CDS encoding proteasome assembly chaperone family protein, with protein MEKIVINQYKRPRLASPILIGGLPGIGNVGKIAAEYLVEKLKMEKFADIYSQYLPPQVFIDDTGVVKLVRNTLYYKKLKGRSDLLILVGDFQGTTQEGQYEMSYQILELARKLEVSMVYTLGGYSTGKIVEIPRVLGAVTDESLVKTLTDSGVVFPKGEPGGGIVGSAGVMLGLGKELFSMQGACLMGETSGYFADPKGAKEVVKILVNLLSLEVDLSDLEERSKQIEQITEKMQEDVQGKVTQKDDLGYFG; from the coding sequence ATGGAGAAAATAGTAATCAATCAGTATAAGAGGCCGAGGCTGGCAAGCCCGATCCTCATAGGGGGGCTTCCCGGAATAGGCAACGTGGGGAAGATAGCTGCAGAATATCTTGTGGAAAAGCTGAAAATGGAGAAGTTTGCGGATATCTATTCACAGTACCTTCCACCCCAGGTTTTCATCGATGATACCGGAGTGGTCAAGCTGGTCAGGAACACTCTCTATTACAAGAAGCTCAAGGGAAGGAGCGACCTGCTCATACTTGTGGGGGATTTCCAGGGAACCACACAGGAAGGACAGTATGAAATGTCATATCAGATACTTGAACTGGCCAGAAAACTGGAGGTTTCCATGGTCTATACACTTGGAGGATACAGCACAGGCAAGATTGTTGAAATTCCACGTGTCCTTGGCGCTGTAACTGACGAATCCCTGGTGAAGACACTTACGGACAGCGGCGTTGTGTTTCCAAAGGGGGAGCCCGGCGGAGGCATCGTGGGATCAGCGGGCGTAATGCTTGGTCTCGGAAAGGAGCTGTTCAGCATGCAGGGAGCATGTTTAATGGGAGAAACTTCCGGGTATTTTGCAGATCCAAAGGGAGCCAAGGAAGTTGTTAAGATCCTGGTGAATCTTCTCAGCCTTGAAGTCGACCTTTCAGACCTTGAGGAAAGAAGCAAACAGATTGAGCAGATCACGGAGAAGATGCAGGAGGATGTGCAGGGCAAGGTGACCCAGAAAGACGATCTGGGCTACTTTGGATAA